The genomic segment AATATTTCTACTTTTAACTTCATATATAGATCCTCTATTTCTTATGGTGAGATGATTTAATATGAACTGGACAATATTTACTTTagaaaaactaaacaaaaaaaaattgtttataacTTACTTAAttagttgatttttttaaaaaaaattagttgggctgcttgtatgggttcgtctcacggtgagacggtctcatacaaaacttgcTGATTTCGAAATACTTGTTACAATATGATTATTAAGCACTATTcatcattaaatttatttttcgaTATAAAAGTATCTCCTATGATATTCATCACTTTCTTAATCCGCACATCCTCctctaacttttttttattttaatcaaatccACATAATTTTATAGCTCTCACCACTTTCTTAATCCTTGTGTCATTTCTCCTCGTATCAATGTTATAGGTATAAAGTGATAACTAATCTGTCTCTTTAAATTTGCttctttaattttgtaaataaaataaaaattaatcaattaattcataatgGAAAGAAAAGTTAACAAATGAGAACAAAAAAGGCTCTCTTTCTCATAAATTCCATATTCTCCTGTTTAATTTTAGAAAAGagtagaaagaaagaaagaaagaacaagaaaccAAATCAGTTGACGACAAAAACTACTACCACGCATTGTCTACTAACGTACCCTTCCCCAATTGTGGAGTCCTTCAAAGCACACCCATCTTGAACCCTTTTCTTCCCCCTCTTCTTATTCTTCTCTTTTATCTCTCTCAACAATTTCTtacaaaaaacaacataaatccccatcattttttattaatcttttatttgatttgataaaaaaaaaaacacaggAAATTACTCAAAGTTTGAGACAATTAGAAATTTCTTTGGGGCTTTTGATGGGTTTTGAGTGAATTACAAATCCCATAAAggtttttgtttaaataaatCAATCAAGCCATCTTTCAAGCTTTTTTATGGTAGATTCCtctgtttttcttttgttttcttattaAATCAGATCTATCTTGTTGTTGAAGTTTCAGTTTTTTTctgtttggtttgattttgctGAGTTTAAAGAGGGAATTTTTTGTCTTTGACTAGAGAATTCTACTTTGATTAGTTCTTCCTttgattattttgataatttaatcaTAGTAATTGATCCCTTttgtgttttgattttttgggtttttattaGTATAAAGTTAAGAACTTTTTGGGTGTAATTTGTGAATGGGACCAATGCTTCAAGATGATGGATCATCTGTAACATCTTCATCACCCCTTCAATTTTTCTCAAGAATGTCCCCAAATTTAGGTTCTCCAAACCCTTGGCTCAGAGAATTAAAACCTGAAGAAAGGGGTCTTTACTTAATACACTTATTACTCAGTTGTGCAAATCATGTATCTACTGGTAACCTAGATAATGCAAATTTAGCCCTTGAACAAATTTCCCATCTTGCATCCCCAGATGGTGATACAATGCAAAGAATTGCTGCTTATTTTGCTGAATCTTTAGCTGAGAGGGTTCTAAAATCATGGCCTGGTTTGTTTAGAGCTCTTAATTTCACTAGAATGCCTGTTGTTAGTGAGGAAATTCTTGCTAGGAAGCTGTTTTTTGAGTTGTTTCCATTTTTAAAGCTTGCTTTCGTTGTAACGAATCAATCGATTCTCGAAGCTATGGAGGGTGAAAAGATGGTTCATATAATTGATCTTAATGCCTCAGAGCCAGCCCAATGGATTGCCCTTATTCAGGCTTTGAGTGCTAGACCTGAAGGGCCTCCTCATTTGAGAATTACTGGTGTTCATCAACAAAAAGAAGTCTtagataaagtagctcataggTTAACTGAGGAAGCTGAGAAATTGGATTTGCCCTTTCAGTTTAATCCTGTTGTTAGCAAGTTAGAGAACCTAGATGTCGAAAAGCTTCGTGTTAAAACCGGGGAGGCTTTAGCTATTAGCTCGGTTCTTCAATTGCATACCCTTTTGGCTTGTGATGATGATTCTCTTAGGAAGATAAACTCTTTGGCATTGTTAAATCATATGAATGGGGTTGGTAATGGTAATAGACGTAGTAGCCCGAGTAACGATTCAGCTTCCTCGTCACCTACATCGATCAATGCTTCAACGAAAATGGATGGTTTTCTTGCTTCTTTGTGGGGGTTATCCCCGAAAATTATGGTGATAACCGAGCAAGATTCAAATCATAACGGGTTTGGACTAATGGAGAGATTATCCGAGGCATTGTATTTTTATGCTGCATTGTTTGATTGCTTGGAGAGCACCGCGTCTAGATCATCCCCCGAGAGAAGGAAAGTCGAGAAGATGCTACTTGGTGAAGAGATCAAGAATATAATCGCGTGTGAAGGGGGGGAAAGAAGAGAAAGGCACGAGAAACTCGACAAGTGGATGCAAAGGCTCGATATGGTTGGATTCGGAAGCATCCCTTTGAGCTATATGGGTATGTTGCAAGCACGACGATTGCTACAAGGACCGAATTGTGACGGGTATAGGATCAAGGAAGAGAACGGATGTGTCGTTATTTGTTGGCAAGATCGACCTCTTTTTTCTGTATCAGCATGGAGATGTAGAAGATGAAGATTGATTCAATTGGATAGAGTTTGTGTGTGTTGTTCATTTAGTTTGTTTTcaatcttgtatgagacaagTTTTGTTAAACAGCAGATGTATACCAGTAAATCATGAGGAATAGCCTTTTTAGTAGTCTCTTCAAGCATTACCTTCTTTTTTTGGTGTGTATATTGTATGATGTATCAGTTTGTGTAAGTTAATTCTACTACCATAATTTAAGTAATTTGTGCCAAAAATAACATCATTTTATTAGTCTTGTTCATCGGATTTTGGTACTGACGATCTcatgttggtttgttttggtttattttgccaACCCGATTTGCTGTGAGCCTGTGTGATATCCGATTCGCCAACCCGATTTGCTGTGAGCCTGTGATATCCGATTTGCTGACTAAACTGATTGTGGCTGATTGCTGGGAACCCTTCAAATCTATGATTAGATCCTTAGATTTGTTTTTGTCTTTGTGGTTGATTTCTAGCAACATGTTTCTTAAATTGTGGATTTGAGACCCATACCCATACCCGGTGTATTTAACGATCCCAAGTGCGCCAGACGGCAGACACCAGTTACCCATTCCTCTACTTTTGATTCACCGAGAACCCGAGCATATGAAAGCAAATTCaaaagaacaaagaaaattgtCCGTTATCGAACTTGTATCAATCTAATAGTGCCATTAAGCTGCAATTTACCTTGTAAACTTAAAATGGGATGGACTTTTTGTAAGAGGTTCTGTAAGAACTGAAAAATCAATTGAACTTATATTGTATGAAACTTTTTGTGTGTTGATATGGGGTAGGCTAGAAGAATCTGTACATGCAAGGAGGAGAGTGAGTCAATTCTTTTTGATGTGAGAATCCAACTTTGGTCATAAGGGTGAAAGGATAAGTTGTCAACTACTCTTTATGAAACTTAAGAGCACCGAGTAACACTTTGAAGCTTTAAGAGTCACTTGGGCTTCCAAGATTTCAATTCTAAAGCCCGTATAACCCTACTTTACCAAAGTTCATGCTATGACAGGCATGTATTGTACTATTGTATGAAACCATCTCATCATGAGACAAACTCATATAATCAGCTCAATactctaattaatcactttaaagatTATGAGTGATCACTTAAagtttataagtgattactttaacgtTATAATTAGTCACTTAAAGATTATAgatgatcactttaaagttacaagtgatcattttaaagttataaataattactttaaaactataaatataCATTAGGTTGATCTAATAGAAATGATCTCACTATGAAACCGtataatttgagaatttgtgcctTTTATTTGGATTTTGTGTTCAGTATATTATGGGCTTTATGGAACAGGAACCATTTAAGTAAGCAATTGTTAGCTACTTTCATTCATTCAACACATATCAAACCCAAGTTCATTTGGGCTGTAAATTAAACTGCCAACCAACTCAAATATACTTCATTCCATATAAAAAATTTGCATCAGCCCATAACTTGTATTAGTTTAGTGTACACTCTCCATCTTActctttttgaaaatttgaaaaaaataaaataatttaacaactttattctaaaaatgagcttcgtgaaaactttattctcaaaataagcgtccgtacatccaaacctaggcttggtgtaatgtcgttgttactaacagcgaaataaaaaaaaatattgtaactgttagtaacagcgactttaaggttgTTTGGTCAACTcattaatctcgtaggttggaatgaggaagtaactgaaaTGACGAAGAAGAAACTTAAAatgcattaagtcgctgttactaacagcgacttgaggctttactaatttttattttatttttattttatttattttatttttttaattcgctgttagtaacagcgacattacaccaagcctaggtttggatgtacggacgcttattttgggaataaatttttcacgaaacttatttttggaataaagttgttaaataatcttattttttttcaaattttcactctTTTTTGTCTTTCTACCGAAAGAGTTATTAAGACTAATGGGTTACATGTAGACAACAATCAGGTCATATCTCAGTTGGAAAGTAAGTATCAGTTTTTCAGGTAAGGTCATGGTTTGATTTTCATCTAATCTTATCCTTCGCTTAAGCCACTCTATAATACGCCAAAAAACAATAGATATAGACGAAAGAAGTATAAGAAAATGTCAAGacacaaaacccaaaacccaaaactAAAGTACCCTTGATTTACCTATTAAGTCTCTTCCATTAAGTTCGTCCCCTTTAGTTTTTCGAGAGCTCATTGTCTCTTTCACATGTTAAGGATAAAAGAGTGTACAAATTTGTTTAAAGGAAGAAATGCTAAATTGATAAAAGTATAGATTATCATTATgttttgaaaaaagaaaaaacaaccaAATCGATTTAAAACCCAACCAGAATATATTCATATCGTTACGATAAATTTCAAACTAGTACATCATACTTCTATTACACATGATTGGAAGCATAATAAAACCATACCatatcatatataaatataatacaaGAAATCAGATTAAGGTTCCTCTAATTCTTGCAGTAGATCGTAAAAAAGACCTAAAACTTAGTACAATACTAATAGTAGAAAAGCAGTTATACAATAGTTAGActgaatgaaaaaataaaatgcgTATTAAGTCCACACAAGAATTTCTCGAGAATTACGCTAAGGAGAACTTGTGTAGTAGCAATAAATATAGTGTAGTAGTGCTAGTAGTAGTTGAGAAAAGAGAGGTAGTCCTAAAAATTAAGGGCATTTAGGGCCTCCTCTCTTGGTCTTCCAGTTGTTGTAGCAAGGACAAAGTTGTTTGTTGCCGTAGGTACCGGGTGGGACACACAGGCATTTAGCACAGCATTTCTGACAGAAAAACATACAGGGTTTCTTGTATGCTGTTGCTGAGCATCTCATTGTGCACCTTCCTCCACACTCTGCATTCAATTCATCACCAACACTTTCTCATTCAATCAACCTTTTATTAAATTCAATGACCCCAAAATccgatatatagatatagatatagatataaatatagattaaaGATACAAATATAAAGTGCCAGTTTAGTGACGGATCCAAGAAAATAAAAGTaatgctaattttttttaatgtaaaacgCACTTTATGAGTTTTGAACCCTGATAGTTCATGTGAAAGACAATATACTATAACTCATTCAGGGTGTACTTACATACACTATtgacaaattaattaataaataaatttaaaaaaaaattaaatgggttGCTTGTAcggacggtctcatataagtcCTGCTGTATactatttagttttattttgtatttaagtTATGTCAACTGACCTCAGTGACTACATACTAGATCTACCCATGATGCTAGCTATTCTTGAATTTATAGAACTTCTagattattcataattataattgctctattttacttaatttgCCTCATTTTATAATTTAGTGTATCTTaataaatttgtcaatttttattctTAGACATTACTTCACCattttactctttttattttcttttttaaagctaaatatttcactattttaatctattgtattcaatttttttatcttcaaccaaaaaatcaataattatataACCAGAACCGACAGAAGTAAAGTATTTCTATGAAGTATGACTATGAGAATTGAAAACGCGTCATTTGCGGTTAAAAGCAAATTACCACTGTTGTGCTACAACCACAAATTCTCTGGTCTAACCACATTAAATTGCcacacttaatttttttttgtgtgtttctTCAATTTTATGGtatctataactattattaaaatgaaataatattaaagtcatcacttttaaaaattatttatgtcactttttcaataaaaattttttccTGAAAAATTCAATGatgatgttattgttattatgactaatgtttacatctttgatttttcaacttactaattataactataatattatttatattgattgattttttacgTTTTAGGTCACAACATTTAATGTACTAGAAAATCAAATagttctattttatttttatatttttcaaatatttataaactttttaaaatgttttttgttTAATGAGTATaggatattttgagatggttatAACATAAAGtcgtaattttaatttttttgtttatacaaatatgtcaaaaaaattaattaagtggTGCATTGTACGAGCATTATCTAGTAATAATCTAAAGTAGtgtttttatcacttttttaattcttattgatatattttttttctctctcacttttaattttatccataaattaaaatttagtgaCTCATGATAATTTGTAATACTTATATGAATTGTTTGTATCGTAATCTCTTATAAACAGAGTGTTATTTCAATTACATTTATGTTGCTACGATGGTGGACTAGTAGTCATGTACTGGGGTCAACATAaatgtttagaaaaataatatttttaatcacTATATTTCTTTTTCAGGTAAgattaaattgatttaatttcgacaatacaaataaatatatcaaaaatgAGTTAATTCGCGCTTTATAATTTTGCACgttttatttcttatatttctAGAGTACAAATGCTTATGGTAACAAAATTAGAGTAATTAGATGATTTTTTTTACCACCTTTtacaaattatattattaatttttgttcatCTATAAAATgctttaatttgaaatttatatatatattttttaaactctttgtaaaatgaaattacttcaattttaagattaaaataaagctttatatttataaatacaaTGCAACTTTGTAACCACACATTGAATGAGAAGAGTACAAAGCACAAAGATAAAAAGTAGATGGAAAAACTACCTTGAGGGTGTAGGCTTCCTTGTGATGCACCATACTACATttagataaaaacaaaattaaattaattatttttgtttcttttgcaaatATTATAGGAAATATATTATTTAGCTAACAATTAAAACCAATAATGCATATATACATTTATGAAAAGATAAGAAACATGTAAATATAAGGGAATAGCTTTTCATTTATCACAAAGAAACTCCTTCTAAATTCCacccttttaatttatttctacaaatataaaattaaagtttttatatggctatattttcttattttaagagTTTCTTTTATAGTAATTTGAgtgaagataaaaaaaatatggaatttatttttaataggcACTTAACTATTCATAATGAAACAATTCAAAAGTACTCAACTTTTTTCTTAAAGAACCTCATCCCACTTGCACTTTTTTCCTATCAACTtcacatattatttttttgtctttaattatcttataataattacttctattagaattagatattattattattattataacatccaaatatcataattattaataaattctcttttactttttatgaaaattatttatttagaaccCATTTGTTAtcgttttttgtttttaattttcagtttttctGAAAACTAAAAACcgaaattagaaaataaaaaaaaaaaaatttcaattactAGTGTCAATTTTTAAATTGTCATATTTCTAATAAATTTGACTTATTTCAATTTGAAAATAGCATGCATGTTAGTGTTACAAGCACTTACCATTGGGTGGCTACTTTGGATTTGTGCCTGAGATTGACTAGCAGCCTGAGAAAACACCACAAGTGCATAACCAACTTTAATATTTGAGTAAACAAAAGTTACAAAAtaccaataaataaaatattttaaatgggaTAGAGtgagtatataatatttttaccaaataaagctacagtaaatatatatagatatttcataatattatatcaaaaataaaaaattataattcaaatgaaattaccTGGATTGTTGTCAATGCAATAAGCATCAAAGTGACAAATAACAAAAGAGCAAGGGTTTTTGACATTGCCATTCTTTTAAgcaaaaaaagcaaatatattttttttataaaatttaatttagagAAAATATTTTTGAGGGACAAAATAGAATGTGTTTGAGTTGGATGCAAGTATTGGTGAAATGAGGTGGTATTTATAGGCATTCTTGGATCATGCTCATGCATGACTCTATATGAAAAAAGGGTttgcaatttttaaaaataattttgaaagtgATGTGTGAGCAAAAATGTCCTTTAGTGTTGGCACTAAGAACTATCTTAATATGAGTAATTAGGGTCTAATTGTTTAGTTTAGTTCATTCAATACATtattttcatgcatatgacAGAGTTTAAAACTCACcatttatagaaaaaattatttttcttcacCTTATTATCATGTATAGATTTTCCAATCAGCATattctaaatatataaataaaaaaataaattattattaaaattttagttcAGTTCAGTTCATTTGTTAATAGTTAAAGAAAACATATCCTTAATTATCATTAACattatatttagaattaaataataatgtagttactatatatatataatctattatATATCTATGATCAATAGTTTAGATTAGTGATCcaatcatattcatatatacACTAGATAAAAGAAATTGCTTTTGTGCATCATCCAAGATGATGAATAGTttttatgatatatttttttcaataattaagATATAGGTTTCTTAAAAAAAGttttccattaatttttttttggcggGAGATGTTTTAAGAATGGATTATGTaagttttatgaaaattaagaCTATTAATTTGCATTAAAAAAGAGATAATTAGTAAGCACAACCTATGGAGAAGATTTATATTCATAATATGatctatatatctatctatcatAGGAGTATATACAATAAGCGTTAATTTCAATAACACGTGTCAtaactatatttattttttccgcCAAAAAACATAAAGGTGAAAagacaaaaatatttattaactaACTCAGCAAATATTTATTTCATAAATACTAGGAGTATTTAGCAACATATTCCTCATAATAAATGTACCtaaaatatatttcataaaTTGGTTTATACATAAAaagctataataataataataataataataataataataataataataataataataataataataataattattattattattattattattaaaataaaatcttttgtaTATTTGTACGAGAAGTTAAGcttataattttgtaaaaacgTTTGGGAGTCCGCTAGTCCTATTCATAAATGattaattcatttcaaatattttagtTGCCTCATTAATACACAATTAGATTTCCTAGGATAAATTAAAGGATAAGAAAAAGGTGTAAATGTATCTCTAAAAATGAGCTTCTAgcatataaaaaatacatatttaGAGGGAATAACATAATACAAAACAAGATTTAGAGTAAAAAATAatgattaaataagaaaaaaatatcctATTTACTACTAACATaaataaaccaaaataaaacaagaataTATGGATAtcttaacaacaataatatattttttatgtttttctaaATATATTTAGTTGATCTCCCATTTGCATATACGTCCAATATCCTCGTGACTTAACATTGGAATATGACATGCGAGAATTGAAGAATCGATAAGCTAAAGAACTAAATAGCAATGCTAGTAGCTACCACTATTTTGTAATTTGCATCAAGTAGACTTAGACCGGCGATAAAATTTGTACTTCTCCTATTCTTTTTAAatgtttcatttgctttttgtatgtttgtcaattttattaatttaatttttaatatttctaattgtacatgattaaaaattataaaagaataaatattaatatatcttATATTTAGATGAATTATACAAGATCccatttaattatgttttaatttataaattaagaataaattacaaattaaaaatagttgataaataatattcaaaaagcaaatagaaCATTTAAAAAGAAACGGAGAGAAAGTACtatttgatattaaaaaatttatatctacttaatttatattaaaataatatgaatttcttttttaaaaaaattgaataaaaaattaaatataaaatgggaaaatatataaattgttgCACAGTTGCACTCTATTTTAGAGTGGACTATATGCACCCTAGACTTACTCTATTCTGATAACTATGAGGTTATGGGGGTAATTGATAATATTAGagtaaataatatatagcatcagtttaaattttttgagTTCGTTTTTTGATATGGTATTATAAGCCAGCATCATAAGAGGTCATGGGTTTGAATCTCAATCACCTTTcattttaagtggaatatttagcgatACGTATAAGGAGGACCTATGTTGCGtccacacttctaacccaaTTGGCTCTCGTATGAAAggatgtgttagagtatataatatatcttggggccttaaacattaacttaagtttttggttgaattagttTTTGACAGGTAAAACAACTTATTTGACAATTCATCTAATTTTAGTGTTTGGTTATTAAGACATGTTCTTGATTAATTTTGATATGATTTTGTTAAGATAATCTGATGTGATCTGATCTAATTTAATCTGATTTCATCCACACTTCTAAGTCAAATAACACTTTTGGAAAGGGGCTTGATAAGTTTTATAACATTTTGAGACCTTAAcaatcatcagcttaaacttttaattgaatagGTGATTTTGACAAAATAATTTGTTGTAACTTAATTGCACcgaaaacaatattaaaaagATCCTAGGTTTTGCTTGTTTTTCATTATCCAGTCCCAACCATATCCCTAATGAGTATGTAAGAGCCACAAATGGAAACTTCAAAGGTATCAAGTGCACCGAACAATCACTTGATGTATCCTTGATTACAAAAGTGAGGGAACGCTTTCTTTTTCAAcaagaaaatcaaattaaatagtagacaaaaaatcataatattaatgtccgtttaataattaattattctgtctccaccttaacaaaattaatacgGGAAACAATAGTAATCAATTTCTTCCTTTATGTAGCatcttattaaaaaattaataaaatagttttcaaatattacctcaacttttaaaattaataaaaaaaatccaaatttgTTAGCTTATTAAAATTGATGTCTTTAAGGGTGGAATCAAATTATATTGTGTTAGAATTAATACATTCAATACatacttttaatattatatacagTTATAAACGAAATTCGATCGATCTCCAATCTTAATAATTCCCAATGACACTCGTGGTATAGTGATTAAAAacgtaattttattattatacacACAACTCAATTTACAAGAAGGACAATTTATATTTTAGAGGACACACTCGACACAATTATTTTGGGACGCTTACACTTAGCCTACAACTTACACACTCACTAAATAATACTCCCACTTTGTGTTTTCAACTCACTCTTAATTGTACTTCTC from the Amaranthus tricolor cultivar Red isolate AtriRed21 chromosome 12, ASM2621246v1, whole genome shotgun sequence genome contains:
- the LOC130796883 gene encoding scarecrow-like protein 3, which codes for MGPMLQDDGSSVTSSSPLQFFSRMSPNLGSPNPWLRELKPEERGLYLIHLLLSCANHVSTGNLDNANLALEQISHLASPDGDTMQRIAAYFAESLAERVLKSWPGLFRALNFTRMPVVSEEILARKLFFELFPFLKLAFVVTNQSILEAMEGEKMVHIIDLNASEPAQWIALIQALSARPEGPPHLRITGVHQQKEVLDKVAHRLTEEAEKLDLPFQFNPVVSKLENLDVEKLRVKTGEALAISSVLQLHTLLACDDDSLRKINSLALLNHMNGVGNGNRRSSPSNDSASSSPTSINASTKMDGFLASLWGLSPKIMVITEQDSNHNGFGLMERLSEALYFYAALFDCLESTASRSSPERRKVEKMLLGEEIKNIIACEGGERRERHEKLDKWMQRLDMVGFGSIPLSYMGMLQARRLLQGPNCDGYRIKEENGCVVICWQDRPLFSVSAWRCRR
- the LOC130797101 gene encoding protein GAST1-like, which encodes MAMSKTLALLLFVTLMLIALTTIQAASQSQAQIQSSHPMYGASQGSLHPQECGGRCTMRCSATAYKKPCMFFCQKCCAKCLCVPPGTYGNKQLCPCYNNWKTKRGGPKCP